A genomic stretch from Microtus pennsylvanicus isolate mMicPen1 chromosome 9, mMicPen1.hap1, whole genome shotgun sequence includes:
- the Dolpp1 gene encoding dolichyldiphosphatase 1 has protein sequence MAADGQCSLPASWLPVTLTHVEYPAGDLFGHILAYLSLSPIFVIVGFLTLIIFKRELHTISFLGGLGLNEGVNWLIKHVIQEPRPCGGPHTAVGTKYGMPSSHSQFMWFFSVYSFLFLYLRMHQTNNARFLDLLWRHLLSLGLLTAAFLVSYSRVYLLYHTWSQVLYGGIAGSLMAIAWFIFTQEVLTPLFPRIAAWPISEFLLIRDTSLIPNVLWFEYTVTRAEARNRQRKLGTKLQ, from the exons ATGGCAGCGGACGGACAGTGCTCGCTCCCCGCTTCATGGCTGCCGGTGACCCTCACCCACGTCGAATACCCTGCAG GTGATCTCTTTGGCCACATCCTTGCCTACCTGAGCCTCAGCCCTATCtttgttattgttggttttttgaCCCTCATCATATTCAAGCGGGAGCTACACACG ATTTCATTCCTCGGGGGCCTGGGACTCAATGAAGGTGTCAACTGGCTGATCAAACACGTCATCCAGGAGCCTCGGCCCTGTGGAG GCCCACACACGGCAGTGGGCACTAAGTACGGGATGCCCTCCAGCCACTCCCAGTTTATGTGGTTCTTCTCTGTCTATTCCTTCCTGTTCCTGTATTTAAG AATGCACCAGACAAATAACGCCAGGTTCTTGGACTTGTTGTGGAGGCACCTGCTCTCCCTGGGGCTCCTCACTGCAGCCTTTCTCGTCTCTTATAGCAG GGTCTACCTGCTGTACCACACCTGGAGCCAGGTACTCTATGGGGGTATTGCTGGAAGCCTCATGGCCATCGCTTGGTTCATCTTCACCCAAGAAGTCCTCACCCCACTGTTCCCCAGGATAGCAGCCTG GCCCATCTCCGAGTTTTTACTCATCCGGGACACGAGCCTCATTCCCAATGTGCTCTGGTTTGAGTACACAGTAACCAGGGCAGAAGCCAG GAACAGACAACGCAAGCTGGGAACAAAATTGCAGTGA